The Paenibacillus macerans genome includes a window with the following:
- a CDS encoding cold-shock protein, protein MYYSRKKLTGDLPEEMTIIWSCTNEKCNGWMRDNFVFLAQPVCAQCNSFMEKGEKMLPILANTSPNQTKN, encoded by the coding sequence TTGTACTATTCACGGAAAAAACTAACGGGTGATCTTCCAGAAGAAATGACAATAATATGGTCATGCACCAATGAAAAGTGTAACGGATGGATGAGGGATAACTTCGTTTTTTTGGCTCAGCCAGTGTGTGCCCAGTGCAATTCCTTCATGGAGAAAGGCGAGAAGATGCTGCCAATCTTAGCGAATACAAGCCCTAATCAGACGAAAAACTAG
- a CDS encoding cold-shock protein, with product METGTVKWFNAEKGFGFIEVEGGSDVFVHFSAIVGDGFKSLDEGQRVEFNVVQGNRGPQAENVVKL from the coding sequence ATGGAAACAGGAACAGTAAAATGGTTTAATGCGGAAAAAGGCTTTGGTTTCATCGAGGTTGAAGGCGGCAGCGACGTATTCGTGCACTTCAGCGCGATTGTTGGCGACGGCTTTAAATCGTTGGACGAAGGACAACGCGTTGAATTTAACGTGGTACAAGGCAATCGCGGCCCGCAGGCCGAAAATGTTGTTAAACTGTAA
- a CDS encoding FtsX-like permease family protein → MRTIALKMFKANIRQYRLFILCNLASVAILYSFIAISVNKSFKNPTIVDSMISSNIYAPTALVVLFSCLFIPYTHSVFMKVRSKEYGILLTLGMTENEARVQVLVENLVLCILFLVCGLGAGTLLLLLFWGFIRYGIGIHGIPITVSLSAYKLTALYAGGIFMLSLAVNLLGMLKSTILEKIKYTDKTESGGRAGGWLCTVGAGLTVASFGIMVFFYHIHSNIWFVSLLVCVLGSLLIFFNGSALIDYYKRKHPKSYLKQLFLLSDIKYYYRKNRTIFFVTSWIFFAILFFMMFSLVTYPNFTHNAVTYHPYHMVYTEIQGSYQPLGDNEVRKIAEAHDNRIVREDNIKFVRNNDYTVFDVADINKLLLKSYRVQKGSVLYVYPYDVNDGYEHVTNRNIADFRMDSSEGARTFSVQDTVTDPLFGQINSISDQVLLVNSQDYSWIAAHSDSYKIGGFLHAFDFADWRHSKGVVEDVVKKLNELNGGDPQDRFYQVSSRIAAYRTAQQSSNFLTFVVLYACLLLYLSAIAMIHFKLKMESLSDNKQYRSLHRIGLLEEELKTMIDRKIRVIFGVPFVYAAVLTIAYSYYINSSYGYGLIGLASAAVTVSAFLLLHVAVYRYYSRGSFRQAAAGISQFKV, encoded by the coding sequence ATGAGAACGATTGCTCTTAAAATGTTCAAAGCGAACATTCGGCAATACCGTCTGTTTATCCTGTGCAATTTGGCGTCGGTTGCGATTCTATACAGCTTTATCGCCATATCTGTCAATAAATCCTTTAAGAACCCTACAATAGTCGATTCCATGATTTCGAGCAATATCTACGCCCCGACGGCTCTGGTGGTTCTGTTCAGCTGTCTGTTTATTCCGTATACCCACAGTGTATTTATGAAGGTTAGGTCGAAAGAGTACGGGATATTGCTGACGCTTGGCATGACGGAGAACGAGGCTAGGGTTCAGGTTCTGGTCGAGAATCTGGTGCTGTGCATCCTCTTTCTGGTATGCGGGCTGGGCGCGGGCACCCTGCTGCTGTTGTTGTTTTGGGGATTTATCCGGTATGGAATTGGAATTCACGGCATCCCGATTACGGTCTCTCTCTCAGCGTATAAGCTGACGGCGCTGTATGCGGGAGGGATATTTATGCTGTCGTTGGCCGTAAATCTGCTGGGCATGCTGAAGAGCACCATACTAGAGAAAATCAAATATACCGATAAAACGGAGAGCGGCGGGCGTGCCGGGGGCTGGCTGTGCACGGTCGGCGCAGGGTTAACGGTGGCTTCCTTTGGCATCATGGTTTTCTTTTATCATATTCACAGCAATATTTGGTTCGTCAGCTTACTGGTGTGCGTGCTGGGCTCGCTGTTAATTTTTTTTAACGGAAGTGCACTGATCGATTACTACAAGCGGAAGCACCCTAAGTCCTATCTAAAACAGCTCTTTCTGCTGTCGGACATTAAATATTATTATCGCAAAAACCGAACCATCTTTTTTGTGACGAGTTGGATTTTCTTTGCTATTCTGTTCTTTATGATGTTCAGTCTGGTGACTTACCCCAACTTCACCCATAATGCGGTGACCTATCACCCGTACCATATGGTCTACACGGAGATCCAAGGCAGCTATCAGCCGCTGGGGGATAATGAAGTCCGGAAAATTGCAGAAGCTCACGATAATCGGATTGTCCGTGAGGATAACATAAAATTTGTCAGGAACAATGACTACACGGTCTTTGACGTTGCTGATATCAACAAACTGTTGTTGAAGAGCTACAGGGTTCAGAAAGGTTCGGTCCTTTATGTATATCCCTACGATGTCAACGATGGGTATGAACATGTAACGAATAGAAATATTGCCGATTTTCGGATGGATTCTTCCGAAGGGGCAAGGACTTTCTCTGTTCAGGACACAGTAACGGACCCCTTGTTTGGACAGATCAACAGCATATCCGACCAAGTTTTGCTGGTCAACTCGCAGGATTATTCCTGGATTGCAGCGCACAGTGACAGCTACAAAATCGGCGGGTTTTTGCATGCTTTTGATTTTGCCGATTGGCGGCATTCGAAGGGCGTTGTAGAGGATGTGGTGAAGAAGCTGAACGAACTGAATGGGGGCGATCCGCAGGATCGTTTTTATCAGGTAAGTTCCCGAATAGCGGCTTACCGAACCGCGCAGCAAAGCTCCAATTTCCTAACGTTTGTGGTGTTATATGCCTGTCTGCTGTTATATCTGTCTGCTATCGCTATGATTCACTTCAAATTGAAGATGGAATCGTTAAGCGACAACAAACAGTACCGAAGCTTACATCGAATCGGATTGTTGGAAGAAGAACTGAAGACGATGATTGACCGGAAAATCCGCGTTATTTTTGGAGTCCCGTTTGTTTATGCCGCAGTCCTTACGATTGCATATAGCTATTATATCAACAGCTCTTATGGCTACGGTCTAATCGGCCTGGCCAGTGCCGCTGTAACCGTATCGGCCTTTCTTCTTCTGCATGTTGCGGTATATCGATACTATTCTCGCGGCTCTTTCCGTCAGGCGGCGGCTGGGATATCGCAGTTTAAAGTATAA
- a CDS encoding ABC transporter ATP-binding protein, producing MMNALEMKQVSKKYRIHGNRNTMALNHVDMILGNNEFVGIMGTSGSGKTTLLNVASGIDKCDEGDILISGRNICAMKKNELSLFRRNHIGMVFQDFNLLNSLTVRENIMVPLILDKNTEKLEEGEAEVEHLAEMLDIDSILDQYPYEISGGQQQRAAICRAIIKDPEILFADEPTGNLDSKSSEKVLSYFELIHRTRKASILMVTHDPFSARHCQRVIFLQDGCVVGELSRQSDDKERFMNRILDVLQGGRV from the coding sequence ATTATGAACGCTTTGGAAATGAAGCAGGTCTCCAAGAAGTATCGGATCCATGGGAACCGGAACACCATGGCTCTAAACCATGTGGACATGATTCTGGGAAACAACGAATTTGTAGGAATCATGGGAACCTCGGGCAGCGGGAAAACGACCTTATTGAACGTGGCATCCGGCATCGACAAATGCGATGAAGGAGATATCCTCATCAGCGGCCGCAATATCTGTGCGATGAAGAAGAATGAACTCTCTTTGTTTCGGAGAAACCATATCGGTATGGTGTTTCAGGATTTCAATCTACTGAACAGCCTGACGGTTCGAGAGAACATCATGGTTCCGCTGATTCTGGACAAGAATACGGAGAAATTGGAAGAGGGGGAGGCAGAGGTAGAGCATCTGGCGGAGATGCTGGATATTGACTCGATTCTCGATCAATATCCTTATGAGATTTCCGGCGGGCAGCAGCAGAGGGCCGCGATATGCCGCGCGATCATCAAAGATCCCGAGATTCTGTTTGCCGATGAGCCTACGGGAAATCTGGATTCTAAGTCCTCTGAAAAGGTTCTTTCCTATTTCGAGTTGATCCATCGGACCCGCAAGGCGAGCATTCTTATGGTTACGCATGATCCTTTCTCCGCCCGCCACTGCCAAAGGGTGATTTTTTTGCAAGATGGTTGCGTGGTGGGAGAACTTAGCAGACAGAGCGACGATAAGGAGAGATTTATGAATCGAATTCTGGATGTGCTGCAGGGAGGTCGCGTATGA
- a CDS encoding S8 family serine peptidase: MNVALIDDGVNINHYTREYIISFLELNESLTEFVEQTSYVDPASHGSICAGIIRNFSDRVNLISLKILDENLCASVGKLIKAFEWCQENYIDIINLSLGTTNCKDFIEIQRCIKHLASKGVIVVAALNNDDTYTIPASMPEVVGVCTHHSEDIKVIENSIIGVNVAACSNHWIQLDHDRRIHTPYCNSFAAPAVTGGICQLLSGGESGSEVLSNRFLEKIAQNIRISAASISDESMVKLNFTPQTFQNLTDVKLTKKVPLIGISCRDKDLKAFNQLFYNDNLFPLALGGDTAIDNLTKKQLHRLVQRIGGIFDCDLIFLHHLQMRTGREDIIMRVSGSDVCLAYKKRFQKREVTLRSFEEAYQAILNLLA; the protein is encoded by the coding sequence ATGAATGTAGCCTTGATTGATGATGGGGTAAACATAAATCATTATACGCGGGAGTATATAATCTCTTTTCTTGAACTGAACGAATCGCTTACGGAATTTGTTGAACAAACCTCTTATGTTGATCCCGCAAGCCACGGCAGTATTTGCGCGGGTATCATCAGGAACTTCTCGGATAGAGTAAATTTAATCAGTCTTAAAATTCTTGATGAGAATTTGTGTGCGAGTGTTGGGAAATTGATCAAAGCATTTGAATGGTGCCAAGAAAATTATATAGATATAATTAACCTAAGCCTGGGCACCACCAACTGTAAGGATTTCATAGAGATCCAACGGTGCATTAAACATCTGGCTTCCAAAGGGGTTATCGTGGTGGCTGCATTAAATAATGATGATACTTACACAATTCCTGCTTCCATGCCTGAAGTTGTGGGGGTATGCACCCATCACAGTGAAGATATAAAGGTTATCGAGAACTCCATCATTGGAGTCAATGTTGCCGCCTGTTCAAATCATTGGATCCAGCTAGACCATGATAGGAGGATACATACTCCCTATTGCAATAGCTTTGCAGCGCCTGCTGTAACGGGAGGAATATGCCAATTATTAAGTGGTGGAGAAAGCGGCAGTGAGGTCCTTTCGAACCGATTCCTTGAGAAAATAGCTCAAAATATCCGGATTTCAGCCGCTAGCATCTCAGATGAATCCATGGTCAAGCTTAATTTTACTCCACAAACCTTTCAAAATTTGACTGATGTAAAGTTGACGAAGAAGGTTCCCCTTATCGGGATATCTTGTAGGGATAAAGATTTAAAAGCGTTTAATCAATTGTTTTACAATGACAATCTGTTCCCTCTAGCTCTCGGTGGAGATACAGCGATTGATAATCTTACAAAAAAGCAACTACATCGTCTTGTTCAGAGGATAGGCGGTATATTTGATTGCGATTTGATTTTCTTGCACCATCTACAAATGAGGACCGGCAGAGAAGATATAATTATGAGAGTGAGCGGGTCAGATGTCTGTTTGGCTTATAAGAAGAGATTCCAGAAGCGTGAGGTAACTCTTCGATCTTTTGAAGAGGCCTATCAAGCGATCCTAAATTTATTAGCATGA
- a CDS encoding TIGR04066 family peptide maturation system protein, giving the protein MQLDNSILIYPFNAEAMPLIRSKKFAASYKRVILCALKGSGFNGKDASEVDGGETVGIQVREDLIECLDECSTVLFIESQYIQSDDEDFKQIANQAALRGKTVINNRGGYQGTSRAYRVDNVQDAYGLFGNVTIDISKDIKYEFNYGDLLQSEGLVDITTPIITVVGTGKNTNKLALQISIIEELEQQGYKVSWIGSNKMCELLGERSFPSFMFEDGITDTEKVLLFNRFVKSVEMSDHADVILIGVPGGIMPCSKNIPGDFGILSYKVFQAVSPDYLILSIFYDDYQDEFFTEIKSHIKYKFSSELNMIHICNRRIDWDEVRVLNQNVIPYYVIGSQAVNNFIRDKQGKVPVELVNIMRKNETAAIVEDIIARLADDEPNLVF; this is encoded by the coding sequence ATGCAGCTCGATAATTCAATCCTGATCTATCCTTTTAACGCTGAGGCAATGCCTTTAATAAGAAGCAAAAAGTTTGCTGCGTCTTACAAGCGGGTGATATTGTGCGCACTGAAGGGCTCCGGCTTTAATGGAAAAGATGCGAGTGAGGTTGATGGCGGAGAAACGGTCGGTATCCAGGTTAGGGAAGACTTGATAGAGTGTTTGGACGAATGCTCCACTGTTTTGTTTATTGAGTCCCAGTATATTCAGTCTGATGATGAGGACTTTAAACAGATTGCTAATCAAGCTGCTCTTAGAGGAAAGACTGTAATTAATAATCGCGGCGGTTATCAGGGCACATCCAGGGCCTATCGGGTGGATAATGTGCAGGATGCGTACGGACTTTTTGGCAACGTGACGATCGATATAAGCAAAGACATCAAGTACGAATTCAATTACGGAGACTTGCTTCAAAGCGAAGGGCTCGTCGATATTACAACTCCTATCATCACTGTGGTGGGGACGGGCAAAAATACAAACAAACTGGCGTTACAAATATCAATAATAGAGGAGCTCGAACAACAAGGATACAAAGTGAGCTGGATCGGATCCAATAAAATGTGCGAGCTTTTGGGAGAACGCTCTTTTCCGTCTTTTATGTTCGAAGATGGAATAACTGATACGGAAAAGGTGTTGCTGTTTAATCGCTTTGTGAAGAGCGTGGAAATGAGCGATCATGCGGATGTGATCTTGATTGGAGTACCTGGAGGCATAATGCCTTGTTCAAAAAATATACCAGGCGATTTTGGAATCTTATCTTATAAGGTATTTCAGGCGGTCTCTCCGGACTATTTAATCTTAAGTATTTTTTACGATGACTATCAAGATGAATTTTTCACCGAAATCAAATCGCACATCAAATATAAATTTAGCAGCGAGTTGAATATGATCCATATATGCAACCGTCGCATTGATTGGGACGAGGTACGGGTATTGAATCAAAATGTAATTCCTTATTACGTTATAGGAAGTCAAGCTGTAAACAATTTCATAAGAGACAAACAGGGAAAAGTACCGGTAGAACTGGTCAATATTATGCGAAAGAATGAAACAGCCGCAATCGTAGAAGATATTATTGCACGGCTCGCTGACGACGAGCCGAACTTGGTGTTCTAA
- the ccpM gene encoding Cys-rich peptide radical SAM maturase CcpM, whose product MGASNIHLFEYLENKYVYDVNKSAILLISDEAHFQLEHEQSCDEEAADLEEIKRLRQKGYLSPNRPKAIKHPKTSMVEHLLDRNLQRLCLQVTQSCNFRCSYCVYSDIYTHRSHTVQKMDWETAKKSMDFLIEHSQDSLSIGLGFYGGEPLLQYELIKKCMDYMAANVNGKMLSFNLTTNASLLNEEMVQQFLKYNTKITISLDGPQEIQDANRTFANGKGTYDIVTGRIRNLCKKYPSLKENLNYSMVFDPQNSFSCIDNFVNYDEELFDGTSVMGSMVTGYYRKDNLKYTEDFLSEWEYSKFTYMLHLIGKLSEKYDSKIMKMPFLDIISIMKTTREKFSPLGDTEHHSGPCVPGQLRLFVNAKGEFYPCEKVSENSKVMNIGSLDRGFDYEKVKQLLNVGQLTEKECKDCFAIRNCGLCAMTADTGEDEENTLSRELKLSACRNMRAQFEDKLKDICALKRCGFNLEQFQVQGGKYAAR is encoded by the coding sequence ATGGGAGCCTCCAATATTCATCTTTTTGAGTATCTTGAGAACAAGTACGTATATGATGTCAACAAAAGCGCCATTTTGCTGATTTCAGATGAGGCACATTTCCAACTAGAGCATGAGCAATCATGCGATGAGGAAGCTGCCGACTTGGAGGAAATTAAGCGGCTCCGACAAAAGGGGTATTTGTCGCCAAATAGGCCAAAGGCTATTAAACATCCTAAGACTTCGATGGTAGAGCATTTGTTGGACCGTAATCTTCAAAGATTATGTTTACAGGTTACCCAAAGCTGTAATTTCAGATGCAGCTATTGTGTATACTCGGATATATATACGCATAGATCACATACAGTTCAGAAAATGGACTGGGAGACCGCCAAAAAATCAATGGATTTCTTAATCGAACACTCTCAGGATTCTTTAAGCATTGGACTGGGATTCTATGGCGGTGAGCCTTTACTTCAATACGAACTTATAAAAAAATGTATGGACTACATGGCAGCAAATGTTAACGGAAAGATGCTTTCCTTTAACCTGACGACAAATGCAAGCCTGTTGAACGAGGAGATGGTTCAACAATTCTTAAAATACAATACAAAGATTACAATTAGTCTGGATGGGCCTCAAGAGATTCAAGATGCGAACAGAACCTTTGCGAATGGAAAGGGTACTTATGATATTGTAACCGGGCGAATCCGCAACTTGTGTAAGAAGTATCCTAGTCTCAAAGAAAATCTTAACTATTCAATGGTTTTTGATCCTCAAAATAGCTTTTCCTGTATCGATAATTTTGTAAATTACGATGAGGAGTTATTTGACGGTACTTCGGTTATGGGTAGTATGGTAACCGGCTATTATCGCAAGGACAACTTGAAATATACAGAGGATTTTTTATCCGAATGGGAGTACTCAAAATTTACATATATGCTTCACTTAATCGGCAAGCTTTCAGAGAAGTATGACTCTAAAATTATGAAGATGCCCTTCTTGGATATCATATCCATTATGAAAACAACACGCGAGAAGTTCTCTCCATTAGGAGATACCGAGCATCACTCGGGCCCTTGTGTGCCGGGGCAGCTACGACTATTCGTCAATGCCAAAGGTGAGTTTTATCCATGCGAGAAGGTCAGCGAAAATTCCAAAGTAATGAACATCGGTAGTCTCGACAGAGGATTCGATTACGAAAAGGTTAAACAGTTACTGAATGTAGGGCAGTTGACAGAGAAGGAATGCAAGGATTGCTTTGCAATACGAAATTGTGGGTTATGCGCAATGACAGCAGATACAGGGGAGGACGAAGAAAATACCTTGTCCAGAGAACTGAAGCTCAGCGCATGCCGGAACATGCGAGCGCAGTTTGAAGATAAGCTGAAAGACATTTGCGCATTGAAACGCTGCGGATTCAATCTAGAACAGTTTCAGGTTCAGGGAGGTAAATATGCAGCTCGATAA
- a CDS encoding ABC transporter ATP-binding protein: MKVRLILGRGGCLESLRIILQSHDYIKGYMKWILAILFIVMVNVVLNIVQPILWGSMLESVIKLEINQFVWLIFWLMALYIVEAIGLYIQSYLSTSVNENLTYAMKERFFLKIANYQMRRINKMGIGDVLSHLEGDVQAIIDVYTNQLLNVVIGVFKALIIGTIAFAISWPLAIVIVIMVPLNYIIMNKFGELLKGIQIKLRGNMDNYYSSTQEYLIGIKSVKSLGAKTFISEKFKELIRNNKFVGIRIGKLAAASTGLSGFVNFFTQLLVFSLGMYLLVNGRLTFPLFVAFSSYSVILSGALLEITQINPKLQQAVVSIQRINKVLHDMEEHQEHWGKRDVENIQGNVTIRDVSFGFEEELLHQIQMKFCANHKYAIVGSSGSGKSTLFNLLLKIYEVDSGHIYIDDININDIREDSFRNIISVVEQEPTMFHMSIRENIIMERKNTTFDEIRNAALKANIDEEILNMPEGYDTIINGRGDNLSVGQKQRIALARILLKNPRIILFDEVTSALDNISQELVNETINNLRKDHTIIVISHKISNIIDSDEIYVMNNGRIIGNGTHSQLLTRCEHYRDLFEKEMRVAMESYL; encoded by the coding sequence ATGAAAGTCAGACTAATTTTGGGAAGGGGGGGCTGTCTGGAATCACTGCGCATTATACTTCAATCACATGATTATATAAAGGGCTACATGAAATGGATTTTAGCGATTTTATTTATCGTAATGGTCAATGTAGTCTTGAATATCGTCCAGCCGATTTTATGGGGAAGTATGCTGGAATCGGTCATAAAGCTAGAGATCAATCAATTTGTATGGCTAATTTTCTGGTTGATGGCCTTGTATATTGTCGAGGCAATCGGTCTATATATTCAGTCCTATTTAAGCACTTCTGTGAATGAGAATTTAACCTATGCTATGAAAGAACGATTTTTTCTGAAAATAGCTAACTATCAAATGCGCCGTATCAATAAAATGGGTATCGGCGATGTGCTTTCTCATTTGGAAGGCGATGTTCAAGCGATTATTGACGTGTATACCAATCAATTATTAAATGTTGTAATCGGAGTATTTAAGGCGCTAATTATAGGGACAATTGCTTTTGCAATAAGTTGGCCGCTTGCCATCGTAATTGTCATCATGGTGCCTCTTAATTACATCATTATGAACAAATTCGGCGAGCTGTTAAAAGGGATTCAGATTAAACTGAGAGGAAATATGGATAACTACTATTCAAGTACACAGGAATACCTAATCGGTATTAAAAGTGTGAAGAGTCTTGGAGCCAAAACGTTTATTTCTGAAAAGTTTAAGGAACTTATACGCAATAATAAGTTTGTCGGAATCAGAATAGGCAAGCTTGCTGCGGCGTCTACAGGGCTGTCTGGATTTGTGAATTTTTTCACACAATTACTTGTTTTCTCGCTGGGTATGTATCTATTGGTTAATGGGCGTCTTACATTTCCTTTATTTGTGGCATTTTCCTCATATTCGGTTATATTGTCGGGGGCATTGCTGGAAATTACACAGATTAATCCGAAACTCCAGCAGGCGGTTGTTTCTATTCAGCGTATAAATAAAGTTCTTCATGATATGGAAGAGCATCAGGAGCACTGGGGTAAGCGCGATGTTGAGAACATACAAGGAAATGTAACGATTAGAGATGTATCGTTTGGCTTCGAGGAAGAGCTGCTGCATCAAATTCAGATGAAATTTTGTGCAAACCATAAATATGCCATTGTTGGATCAAGCGGATCCGGCAAATCGACCCTTTTTAACCTGCTGCTTAAAATATACGAAGTGGATTCAGGCCATATTTATATCGACGATATCAACATTAATGACATCAGGGAGGATAGTTTTAGGAACATCATAAGTGTTGTAGAGCAGGAACCTACTATGTTTCATATGTCTATCAGAGAAAATATCATTATGGAAAGAAAGAATACGACATTCGACGAAATTCGAAATGCTGCTCTTAAGGCCAATATTGATGAGGAGATTCTGAATATGCCCGAAGGTTACGACACAATTATCAATGGTAGAGGGGACAACTTGTCGGTTGGTCAAAAGCAAAGGATTGCTCTGGCCCGAATATTGCTGAAGAATCCCAGAATCATTCTTTTCGACGAAGTTACTTCAGCATTGGACAACATCTCGCAGGAACTGGTTAATGAAACTATTAATAATCTGAGGAAGGATCACACTATTATTGTGATTTCCCATAAAATTTCCAACATAATAGACAGTGATGAAATCTATGTAATGAACAACGGAAGGATCATAGGGAATGGTACTCATAGCCAATTGCTAACACGATGTGAGCACTACAGGGATTTATTTGAGAAAGAAATGAGAGTTGCGATGGAAAGTTATTTATAA
- a CDS encoding cobalamin-independent methionine synthase II family protein, giving the protein MSSKFHIVGSLLRPSELLKYKTQIEHRDDISYPFYQDFEGYEQCETEAIQAVVEKEIEHDLSVITDGEYSKSMWHLDFVWGFQGINRYIADHGYFFRDVDGSSKYETRKDIGLRITGELSGKNHHFIGIFKKLQALAGDRETKLCVPSPSHIFGELSWSDNIGGKDAVYKNRHELKNGLVKAYKEFVEEFAAAGGKILQFDDCLWELFADDNPNSPYTGENINQEEVQALATEFIDINNTLIDFGHRLGLKMWTHNCRGNYDSRNMGGGSYVKIANLFLKQLKYDRFFLEWDDERAGSLEALKVFKDKPETEIVLGLLSSKTNTLDDEERVFRLLDEASSIIDKDRLLLSHQCGFASCDGGNELTEAEQWAKINQGQRIARQYWNK; this is encoded by the coding sequence ATGAGCAGTAAATTCCATATCGTAGGTAGCTTGTTGCGACCGTCTGAACTATTAAAATATAAAACGCAAATAGAACATCGTGATGATATCAGCTATCCATTTTATCAAGATTTTGAGGGCTATGAGCAGTGTGAAACGGAGGCAATTCAGGCTGTAGTCGAAAAAGAAATCGAGCATGATTTGTCAGTTATTACTGATGGTGAATATTCCAAATCCATGTGGCATCTGGATTTCGTTTGGGGATTTCAAGGAATTAACCGCTATATTGCGGATCATGGATATTTTTTCCGTGACGTTGATGGAAGTTCGAAATATGAGACGCGAAAGGATATTGGTTTGCGCATTACAGGCGAATTGAGCGGAAAGAACCATCATTTCATTGGAATATTCAAAAAACTCCAAGCTCTTGCTGGCGACCGTGAAACGAAGCTGTGCGTACCTTCTCCATCACATATTTTTGGTGAGTTGTCATGGTCGGATAACATTGGCGGCAAAGATGCGGTTTATAAAAATAGACATGAGCTTAAAAACGGCCTCGTCAAGGCATATAAGGAATTTGTTGAGGAATTTGCTGCTGCTGGCGGGAAAATTCTGCAATTTGACGATTGCTTATGGGAGCTGTTTGCGGATGACAACCCGAATTCTCCGTATACCGGTGAAAATATTAATCAAGAGGAAGTACAAGCTCTTGCTACCGAATTTATTGACATTAACAATACATTGATTGATTTTGGTCATCGTTTAGGTTTGAAAATGTGGACGCACAATTGCCGTGGCAACTATGATTCCCGTAATATGGGGGGCGGCTCCTATGTGAAGATTGCTAATCTGTTCTTGAAGCAGCTTAAATATGACCGTTTCTTCCTTGAATGGGATGATGAACGTGCAGGATCACTTGAGGCGCTTAAAGTCTTCAAGGATAAGCCGGAAACAGAAATTGTACTTGGCTTGTTGTCATCTAAAACGAATACGCTTGACGATGAGGAGCGTGTATTCAGATTGCTTGATGAGGCATCGAGCATTATTGACAAGGATAGATTGTTGCTATCCCATCAATGCGGATTTGCCTCTTGTGACGGGGGTAATGAATTAACCGAGGCTGAGCAGTGGGCGAAAATTAATCAAGGACAAAGAATTGCCCGGCAATATTGGAACAAATAA